GCGGCGCCCAGTCAATGGAGTGAGCTGACCCAGGGCACGGTGCAGACGCATGCCGCGCAATGGGCCGCACTCTGGGCGCAGCTGCGCGAAGCACATGCCACAGGAGCTGCTACCGATGCGCAGAGAGTCTCCATGATGGAGCTGCTCTCGCAAAGCCTGCAGCAGATCATGGCCGACCTCTATCCGGGGCTGAACGCAGAGTCCGGTGTCAGAGACGGGGAAAGCGCACGGTGAAAAGCGCGCCGCCACGCTCGGATATGCCCGTGCTGACGGTGCCGCCCTGCGAAGTCACCAGAGCCTTGACGATGGACAGACCCAGGCCCGAGCCTTCCCGGCGGCGCTTGCCTGGGGCCTGGACAAAGCGCTGGAAGGGGTGGGCCTGAACTTCGTCGGCAAGGCCGGGCCCCGCATCGCCCACTTCCAGGATCACCCATGACTGGTTCTGGTGGTCGGAGCTCGTATGCACCCGGATGCTCAGCCAATGGCCGCTGCTGGCATGGCGCAGCACGTTGCTGATGAGGTTGGTGGTGATCTGGCGCAAGCGATCGGTGTCGGCCTTGATGTCGGTGCTGCCATCGCCGTCCTGCATGGGCAGATCCAGTGACAGGGCCATGTCCAGCTTTTGCAGCTGCGGGTGCAAGTCCTCGACGACGTCACCGACCAGTGCGGCGAGGTCTATGCGTTCCTTGCGCAGAGACAGCTGTCCGGCGTCGGCCATGGACAGGGTGTGCAGATCGCCGACCAGCCGTCCCAGATGCTCGACCTGGGCCAGCAGCGTCTTCATCTCGGCCTGGCTGGAGTCGATGACGCCGTCGCAGATCGCATGCAGTCTT
This region of Comamonas thiooxydans genomic DNA includes:
- a CDS encoding cell wall metabolism sensor histidine kinase WalK, with the translated sequence MALGLNRIWVRFGLWITAAVLLAIASLAIGVLAFSELQYREFYRHLPSPVKTELEALKSQDLEDSPRALQIYSEYWEGDRLFGEKWSLVIGLAVSLPFGMAVGFWISRRITSPLASMVEVAARVERGDLASRAVKGNAHGEMAEMIDAFNGMVDSLETLEAERLATAASISHELRTPLTVLQARLHAICDGVIDSSQAEMKTLLAQVEHLGRLVGDLHTLSMADAGQLSLRKERIDLAALVGDVVEDLHPQLQKLDMALSLDLPMQDGDGSTDIKADTDRLRQITTNLISNVLRHASSGHWLSIRVHTSSDHQNQSWVILEVGDAGPGLADEVQAHPFQRFVQAPGKRRREGSGLGLSIVKALVTSQGGTVSTGISERGGALFTVRFPRL